The following is a genomic window from Amycolatopsis cihanbeyliensis.
TCGTACCACTTGACCTTGCCGGTCGGCACTGCCCTCACCGTTCCTTCACTGTGCTCACGAGTCCGCATGACCAGGCGGGCCATGCACGACGAAACGCGTCCTAGGGCGTACCCAGGACGCGCAGGCACCAAGCCTATCCCGGCTGCTGCACTGGGGAGAAGCAGATACCCGGCACCGCACTAGGATGGCGGCATGGAGACAGCCGTTCGCCCGAACACGCCGCCCGGACCCGGTGGGCCACGGCGCAAGTCCGTGCTGATGCGACTGGGCATCGGGCTGTTCGCGCTCGGGATGCTCGCCGTGGTCGCCGTGTTCGTGATGTTCGCCGCCGGGTGGCAGAACCTGCCGGTCTGGCTCAGCGCCGCGGCCGGGGTGATCACCCCACTCGGCCTGGCCTTCGGCCTGATCGCACTGGTCCGGGAGGCGAAGCGGACCAGCTAGGGCACGCCGGCCAGCCGGTCCGCGTTGGCCGTGAGCCAGCCGGGGAACTCCTCCAGTGAGTCCAGCACCACCTCCGCACCGGCGTCCGACAACTCGGCCCGCGTGCACGGGCCGGTGGTCACCCCGACCGCGACCACACCCGCCGCCAGCGCACCCCGGACATCGCCGACGTGGTCCCCGACGTAGGCGAGCGCCCCGTGCTCGATCAGGGCCCGCGCCTTCTCCGCCGACCACAGCTCACCCACCAGCATGCCCACCTCGAGGCCGAGCGCACGCAGATGCAGGGCGGCGTTCGGGCCGTACTTCCCGGTGACGACCAGGGTGCCGCGCCCGGCCTCGCCGACGGCACGCAGCGCCGCCGCCGCGCCCGGCAAGGCCACCGTCCTCGGCACCACGATCTCCGGGTAGATCTCCCGGAACCGGGCAACCAGGCCCGGCACCCGCTCCTCGGGCACCCCGAACCCGCGCAGCACGTCCTCCAGCGGCGGCCCCAGGTTCGCCGCGAAGTGCTCCCCGTCCAGCGTGAGCCCGGCCTCGGCGCCCAGCGCGTCCATCGCCGCGACCATGCCGGGGCGAGGGTCGATCAGCGTCATGTCCAGGTCGAAGCCGATGGTGATGGTCACCCCGCCACGGTAGCCCGGACGGCAATTGGACACAGGAACATCTCACGTCCATCTGCTTGACAAATAGGACCACTGTGTCAAACTCGACCTGTGTCGAATATCACTCGATTCGCGGTGCGTGCTCGTGCCTCGCTGCGTGAGGAACTCCTCGAAGCCGCCGCCGACCTGCTGCCGGACAAGGGGTACGCGGG
Proteins encoded in this region:
- a CDS encoding HAD family hydrolase, producing the protein MTITIGFDLDMTLIDPRPGMVAAMDALGAEAGLTLDGEHFAANLGPPLEDVLRGFGVPEERVPGLVARFREIYPEIVVPRTVALPGAAAALRAVGEAGRGTLVVTGKYGPNAALHLRALGLEVGMLVGELWSAEKARALIEHGALAYVGDHVGDVRGALAAGVVAVGVTTGPCTRAELSDAGAEVVLDSLEEFPGWLTANADRLAGVP